In Candidatus Defluviibacterium haderslevense, the following are encoded in one genomic region:
- a CDS encoding T9SS type A sorting domain-containing protein gives MVREFIDSSSINQCGIGTIIRLFTVTDRQGNSASCTQHISITNHHRDGRIGIIWPENFDTSGICNPDLLIPERLAAPYNLPTFTDDECSLVGISYHDHVFSQTVPGDPCFKIFRVWKVIDWCYRNDAGDIQFYIDTQIIKISNLVDPVITKLCRDTTICTYDVECRPIPIRLSIDATDDCTEATDLLYRYKVDLNSDGIIDIVNASIGGNVATGTWPLGRHILKWEVEDRCGNTAICQSVVNLINCKAPTAYCHRDISVGLVPMDLDGDGTADTKMVQVWASDIDAGSSHNCGYKVNLSFSKDTADKSRIFTCNEVGPQNVELWVTDINGNTSVCKTVIIVWDNPENLPKCNTNLQDVTVSGLIKTEDGKKVEYVEVELAQAAIGKVNTNFEGEYAFGPIPTGGAHEVVANKNDDWLNGVSTADIVKIQRHILGIEVIKTPYRMIAADVNKSKSVTAKDISDLRKLILGVTNAIPGNTSWRFVDENFTFRNVSEALNENFPENYPINVLSSNMNVNFIGVKVGDVNQSAKTRGVSNTVIRSSQVLDLNFENQSVKENDIIEIPFSSNNISEFGGFQMTLEVRPEAMEIIDVEGNKSIRFGDDNYSMYHEGLGKITISWNGQAVNNERLFTLKLRARTNVKLSDVISINSSITPMLGFDKELEDSRIQLRSSTGVATEFVLLQNEPNPWSTTTSIGMLLPHKGEVMLTIYDATGKIYYKEEKTFNKGYNEWMIEKTQIESNGVYYYQVDFDTNTQTRKMVILK, from the coding sequence GTGGTACGGGAATTTATTGATTCATCATCCATCAATCAATGTGGAATAGGAACGATCATCAGATTATTTACAGTAACAGATCGTCAGGGCAATAGTGCATCATGTACCCAACATATTTCGATCACGAATCACCATCGTGATGGAAGAATAGGAATTATATGGCCAGAGAATTTTGACACATCGGGAATTTGTAATCCGGATTTGTTGATTCCAGAGCGATTGGCAGCACCATATAATTTACCAACATTCACGGATGATGAATGTAGTTTAGTAGGAATCAGTTATCACGATCATGTATTTTCACAAACGGTACCCGGGGATCCATGTTTTAAAATATTTAGGGTATGGAAGGTGATCGATTGGTGTTATCGGAATGATGCGGGAGATATCCAATTTTATATTGATACGCAAATCATAAAAATAAGTAATTTAGTGGATCCGGTTATTACGAAGCTATGTAGAGATACTACAATATGTACGTATGATGTAGAATGCAGACCGATCCCGATCCGATTAAGTATTGATGCCACAGATGATTGTACGGAAGCAACAGATTTATTATATCGATATAAAGTAGATTTGAATAGCGATGGAATTATAGATATCGTTAATGCATCCATAGGAGGAAATGTAGCGACAGGAACATGGCCATTGGGCAGACACATATTGAAGTGGGAAGTTGAAGATCGATGTGGGAATACAGCAATATGTCAATCTGTAGTGAATTTAATTAATTGTAAAGCACCAACAGCATATTGTCATCGAGATATCTCAGTCGGTTTAGTACCTATGGATTTAGATGGAGATGGGACAGCAGATACAAAGATGGTACAAGTGTGGGCTAGTGATATAGATGCGGGCTCAAGCCATAACTGCGGATATAAAGTAAACTTAAGTTTTAGCAAAGACACAGCAGACAAGTCAAGAATATTTACATGTAATGAAGTCGGACCACAAAATGTGGAATTATGGGTAACAGATATCAATGGAAATACATCTGTGTGTAAGACCGTGATCATTGTGTGGGATAATCCGGAGAATTTGCCAAAGTGTAATACAAACTTACAAGATGTTACAGTAAGCGGATTGATTAAGACAGAAGATGGAAAGAAAGTAGAATATGTAGAGGTAGAATTAGCACAAGCTGCCATTGGAAAAGTGAATACCAATTTTGAAGGAGAGTATGCGTTTGGTCCGATACCAACTGGAGGAGCGCATGAAGTAGTAGCGAATAAGAATGATGATTGGTTGAATGGAGTAAGTACGGCAGATATCGTTAAAATACAACGCCATATCTTAGGAATCGAAGTCATTAAAACGCCATACAGAATGATAGCTGCGGATGTGAATAAATCGAAGTCAGTAACAGCGAAAGATATCTCAGATCTCAGAAAATTAATCTTAGGAGTTACGAATGCGATACCTGGGAATACAAGTTGGAGATTTGTAGATGAGAATTTTACATTTAGAAATGTGAGTGAAGCGTTGAATGAAAACTTTCCTGAAAATTATCCGATCAATGTATTGAGCAGTAATATGAATGTAAATTTCATCGGAGTAAAAGTGGGAGATGTGAATCAATCAGCGAAGACTCGAGGAGTAAGTAATACCGTGATCAGAAGTAGCCAGGTATTGGATTTGAATTTTGAAAATCAAAGTGTGAAAGAAAATGATATCATAGAAATACCATTTTCATCAAACAATATATCAGAATTTGGAGGTTTCCAAATGACCTTAGAGGTGAGACCAGAGGCGATGGAAATAATAGATGTAGAAGGAAACAAATCCATACGATTTGGGGATGACAATTACTCGATGTATCATGAAGGATTAGGAAAGATAACGATCAGTTGGAATGGTCAGGCCGTGAATAACGAAAGATTGTTTACGCTTAAGTTAAGAGCAAGAACAAATGTTAAGTTGAGTGATGTGATCAGTATCAATTCATCAATCACACCAATGTTGGGATTTGATAAAGAATTGGAAGATAGCAGAATCCAATTGCGATCCAGTACAGGAGTAGCAACTGAATTTGTATTGTTACAAAACGAACCGAATCCATGGTCAACGACAACATCAATAGGCATGTTGTTGCCACACAAAGGTGAAGTGATGTTGACGATCTATGATGCGACAGGAAAAATATATTACAAAGAAGAGAAGACATTCAATAAAGGATATAATGAATGGATGATTGAAAAGACGCAAATAGAATCCAATGGTGTATATTATTATCAAGTAGATTTTGATACCAATACGCAAACCAGGAAAATGGTGATATTGAAATAG
- a CDS encoding 4Fe-4S dicluster domain-containing protein: MAIIITDECINCGACEPECPNNAIYEGGMEWAMSEGNTLQGFYQLSSGESLDVHKKNTPVSNDYYFIVPDKCTECVGFHEEPQCAAVCPVDCCVPDPDRKESQEVLLKRKGDLHL; the protein is encoded by the coding sequence ATGGCAATCATAATTACCGACGAATGTATTAATTGTGGCGCATGTGAACCTGAATGCCCAAATAATGCCATTTATGAAGGTGGTATGGAATGGGCTATGTCCGAAGGAAATACCTTACAAGGATTCTACCAACTCTCTTCCGGTGAATCTTTAGATGTTCATAAAAAAAACACCCCTGTTTCCAACGATTACTATTTTATTGTACCTGATAAATGTACTGAGTGTGTTGGATTTCATGAAGAACCTCAGTGCGCTGCTGTTTGTCCGGTAGATTGTTGTGTTCCGGATCCTGATAGAAAGGAATCACAAGAGGTACTCCTTAAGCGAAAGGGAGATTTGCATTTATAA
- a CDS encoding T9SS type A sorting domain-containing protein, with the protein MFKNIIFIFILTFQLFLVEAQPNINSIQVNKLRQNGTPNIGNDTNDKPFLQLVQSNGSIVSLIKKFDFYICVQDARGVFYNTLDPLYTHPGPLYDKLDPFDSLEAKHFNKSWQVFDSEIQNHKKDYWDNSIIDNRINSIYSWPGKGNPYFEKYNGFKLKKQDYNLAPFFDYNGDDIYNPDDGDYPNHNRIHINDININPTVISWSVFHFLPPKIPYSLAIEFNLLTCAYQCSENDIFDHTIFNSLWITNRGDEELFDFNLSFLTDFALGCEDDDYIGCSPSTNSFYGYNSNKVDATTSMSCDFDPLNYFLNGSISCVFFTDLMSTFMYYPESPTKTTFPFGMSGPELTNEYHYYSFGYWRDGSNLTNFGNGYNPGSTLYSHFAFSGNPKLSNQWSMYKEKMPLENYKTISSIHVEYLFPEQTKQIHYAFVYSQHPGANHLENVEIAKWDATFLRSIYGVFDGFQVKCSSEKCSDDCLWNGDTNRDGIVNQEDLYNIAVGYKLSIGKIREYIDSWIPNESENWNVHLFDSTDLKHVDADGNGTIAFDDVNIIKRFFGFKNSNFNENSLCNQSNELIKIKSKLESDTLPSMRSTDLLYIDWSFRHDSIIGVSFEVSYDNKFVEVLLPETSIEYGINNYALYFNEIRNNRFEKRNYFSMAITNKDSSINELINTKIKIQYLGNNTDAIQFTKLKLDQIKILTADGQVHCLGNVEKLFRLEKSVATKVDELIGHNPFIFYPNPTLGILNYKSFETHYSRCLIFNAIGQLIKEENMLDRDNIDITDLNPGIYFIEVVAGNLKRVFTVIKSE; encoded by the coding sequence ATGTTCAAGAATATAATATTTATTTTTATTTTAACATTTCAATTGTTTCTTGTCGAGGCTCAACCAAATATCAATTCAATACAAGTAAATAAATTGCGTCAAAATGGAACACCTAATATTGGGAATGATACCAATGACAAACCTTTTTTACAACTTGTTCAAAGTAATGGGAGCATCGTAAGTTTGATTAAAAAGTTTGATTTTTATATTTGTGTGCAAGATGCAAGAGGTGTTTTTTACAATACGCTTGATCCATTATACACCCATCCAGGGCCATTGTATGATAAACTTGATCCTTTTGATTCACTAGAGGCAAAGCATTTTAACAAATCTTGGCAAGTTTTTGATAGCGAAATTCAAAACCATAAAAAAGATTATTGGGATAATTCAATAATTGATAATCGGATTAATTCAATTTATTCTTGGCCTGGTAAAGGAAATCCATATTTTGAAAAGTATAATGGATTTAAATTAAAAAAACAAGATTATAATTTAGCACCTTTTTTTGATTATAACGGAGATGATATTTATAATCCTGATGATGGAGACTACCCAAATCATAATCGAATTCACATTAATGACATTAATATTAATCCAACAGTAATTTCTTGGTCCGTTTTTCATTTTTTACCGCCCAAAATTCCTTATAGTTTGGCTATAGAGTTTAATTTACTTACTTGTGCCTATCAATGTAGTGAAAATGATATTTTTGATCACACTATTTTTAATTCATTGTGGATTACAAATAGAGGTGATGAAGAATTATTTGATTTTAATCTATCGTTTTTAACAGATTTTGCATTAGGTTGTGAAGATGATGATTACATTGGATGTTCTCCTTCTACAAATTCATTTTACGGATACAATTCCAATAAAGTGGATGCTACAACTTCTATGTCATGTGATTTTGATCCTTTAAATTATTTTTTAAATGGATCTATAAGTTGTGTGTTTTTTACAGATCTTATGAGTACTTTTATGTATTATCCTGAATCGCCAACAAAAACAACTTTTCCATTTGGAATGAGCGGCCCTGAGTTAACAAATGAATATCATTATTATTCATTCGGATATTGGCGTGACGGGTCTAATTTGACTAATTTTGGGAATGGATATAATCCAGGGTCTACTTTATATTCACATTTTGCTTTTTCAGGAAATCCCAAATTATCAAATCAATGGAGTATGTATAAAGAAAAAATGCCATTGGAAAATTACAAAACGATTTCAAGTATACATGTTGAATATTTGTTCCCTGAACAAACAAAACAAATACATTATGCTTTCGTATATTCTCAACATCCTGGGGCAAATCATTTGGAAAACGTTGAAATTGCTAAGTGGGACGCTACTTTTTTACGCAGCATTTATGGTGTTTTTGATGGGTTTCAAGTAAAATGTAGTTCCGAGAAATGTTCAGATGATTGTCTTTGGAATGGGGATACAAATCGTGATGGAATTGTAAATCAAGAAGACTTGTACAATATTGCTGTTGGCTATAAATTATCAATAGGAAAAATAAGAGAGTATATTGATTCTTGGATTCCAAACGAATCTGAAAATTGGAATGTACATTTATTTGATTCAACGGATTTAAAACATGTTGACGCTGATGGAAATGGAACAATAGCATTTGATGACGTTAATATCATTAAAAGGTTTTTTGGATTTAAAAATTCAAATTTTAATGAAAACAGTTTGTGCAATCAATCCAACGAGCTTATTAAAATTAAATCGAAGTTAGAATCAGATACATTGCCCTCCATGAGATCAACTGATCTTTTATATATAGATTGGAGCTTTAGACATGACAGCATCATAGGTGTCAGTTTTGAAGTAAGTTATGATAATAAATTTGTTGAAGTTCTTTTGCCTGAGACATCCATTGAATATGGGATTAATAATTATGCTTTATATTTTAACGAAATTAGGAATAATAGGTTTGAAAAAAGAAATTATTTTTCTATGGCCATAACGAATAAAGACAGCAGTATTAATGAATTAATTAATACTAAAATCAAAATTCAATATTTGGGAAATAATACGGATGCGATACAATTCACAAAATTAAAACTAGACCAAATTAAAATATTAACCGCAGATGGTCAAGTTCATTGTTTAGGTAATGTTGAGAAATTATTTAGGTTAGAAAAATCAGTTGCTACAAAGGTTGACGAGCTAATTGGACATAACCCATTTATTTTTTATCCTAATCCAACACTAGGAATACTGAATTATAAATCGTTTGAAACTCATTATTCAAGGTGTTTGATATTTAACGCTATTGGACAATTAATAAAAGAAGAAAATATGTTGGATAGGGATAATATTGATATTACTGATCTAAATCCGGGAATCTATTTTATAGAAGTTGTTGCCGGAAACCTAAAAAGGGTATTTACTGTGATCAAAAGCGAATGA
- a CDS encoding S8 family serine peptidase, translated as MQFLKFISCVLIFVVYHSINAQRLSNPFEQPFVQANATDQVDHQYYRMVQFKHLLSQEEKLDLSREGIWVDAYISGTTYLCTIQQTIQNRSTNKLMISSYAVDPKQKMSDEFSNGVGCTNNPNYGTYIIKYMPHISDALLSSLCDQSGLQLIKQSNLDRIFYTDYDPKKVADLANLPWIEYIACKPAPGQPEDREGRSLHRVNQISANFKENLFLDGEGVSICVRDDGFVGPHIDFKGRITNDVYGQDGTHGDMTSGIACGAGNIDPLISGMAPAAKLFVINYQDDFLDQTLNLHQKQGVVITNNSYSNGCNAGYTAITQIVDKQLYDNPNLLHVFSAGNANGSDCGYGAGTQWGNITGGHKIGKNVITVANVMIGGTIDPTSSRGPTKDGRLKPDVSARGNGELSTLNGNAYQVGGGTSAACPGVAGTSALLYQAYKKFNGQNPEAALIKATLMNTATDIGPIGPDFTFGYGMIDAYRAYKLLEEKRYQKLNINQQEIKEIEIQVPPGIAKAKFMIYWAEKESSLLAKKVLINDIDMEVINPTGTTILPLISNPTSDPNTLGLDAQPGIDTLNNFEQVSISFPVSGTYKIRIKGKFLPDNQVPFYLLYELEDKALRLTSPIGGEKFTSLESTNLYFTAYGSDSIKVRFSSNGGRTWSNIKNYLSGVRLGTWTVPLGINSDSCLMEVIQGNEIDRSGFFTITNAVTGVKAKKYCPNELILTWNRTKKDSFIVYAIGEQFMYPFMKVTDTFAIIPIDDPRKDWWFSVAGYTGSALSRRTKAIKIPDTLIACTITDDISIRPTNESFDNTYVSCGNQTIIYPKVTIQNRYRHTISNFSIQYYDQNNLISEPVTSVLDYNDSVTITLNNGIHLDFNGKKNIPIWIQLATDQNPYNDTTSITVDNRLINDPIGVYPMLENFDQVSFPATWEVVNAIPASAWQVKSQKNKSGQPSNVIQFNNSVFNYLGFNVDFYTNTIDLSTAINPYLYFDYAYHKQLEYTTYHDSLYVEVQTVCEGKTLTQRIFASGGPSLYTVDTSSRFNWVPFAASNWRTVAYDLSSFKGKKITVKFKYLRGLEGNMFIDNIHVKEKTNETEVVQLGRNLNEVCTSKEILYNTVQLPSATYAWDFGEYAIPRTSTVAGPNSVQYSLPGKKTITLSVKYLSFTYVDVRQIEVFGNSNANFSFIKELNNGVRFQNNSTYIKDVLWEFGDNSSSTEINPTHQFPAAQKYQVKLSNTNACGASFKTQEVDLTPVSNQDESKTSVLIYPNPTQHQMMVKSNEYIHYIKISSITGKTIRTIHFNKPEYQIELDTKMLANGMYILEMNSGISRQTVKFEKTE; from the coding sequence ATGCAGTTTTTAAAATTCATTTCTTGTGTGCTAATCTTTGTGGTTTATCATTCCATAAATGCTCAAAGATTATCCAATCCCTTTGAACAACCATTTGTACAAGCAAATGCAACAGATCAAGTCGATCATCAATATTATAGAATGGTTCAGTTTAAACACCTATTGTCACAAGAAGAGAAATTGGATTTGAGCCGCGAAGGTATATGGGTTGACGCTTATATTAGTGGTACAACATACTTATGTACGATACAACAAACTATTCAAAATCGGTCTACAAATAAATTAATGATTTCATCCTATGCGGTGGATCCGAAACAGAAAATGTCTGATGAATTTTCAAATGGTGTAGGATGTACAAATAATCCAAATTATGGTACCTACATCATTAAATATATGCCTCATATTAGTGATGCATTGTTAAGTTCCTTGTGTGATCAATCAGGTCTTCAATTGATTAAACAATCAAACCTGGATAGAATCTTTTATACGGATTATGATCCTAAAAAAGTTGCTGATTTAGCGAACTTACCTTGGATCGAATATATAGCCTGCAAACCTGCACCGGGTCAACCGGAAGATCGCGAAGGACGTTCGCTTCATAGGGTAAATCAAATTAGTGCTAATTTTAAAGAGAATTTATTTCTAGATGGGGAAGGTGTGTCCATTTGCGTTAGGGATGATGGCTTTGTTGGGCCTCATATTGACTTTAAAGGAAGAATCACCAATGATGTATATGGTCAGGATGGAACACATGGTGATATGACAAGTGGTATAGCTTGTGGTGCAGGAAATATTGATCCTTTAATTTCTGGTATGGCTCCTGCAGCTAAATTATTTGTGATTAATTATCAGGATGATTTCTTAGACCAAACATTAAATCTCCATCAAAAACAAGGTGTAGTTATAACTAATAATTCATACAGTAATGGGTGTAATGCTGGATATACGGCCATCACACAAATCGTGGATAAACAACTGTATGATAACCCCAATCTACTTCATGTTTTTTCTGCAGGAAATGCTAATGGATCTGATTGCGGATATGGTGCTGGAACACAATGGGGAAATATAACCGGAGGACATAAAATCGGTAAGAATGTAATCACTGTGGCTAACGTCATGATAGGTGGAACGATAGATCCAACTTCAAGCAGGGGACCGACAAAAGATGGCCGATTAAAGCCAGATGTATCGGCCAGGGGTAATGGAGAATTGTCCACCTTAAATGGTAATGCATATCAAGTAGGAGGTGGTACCTCCGCGGCATGTCCAGGTGTAGCAGGTACTTCAGCATTACTTTATCAGGCTTATAAAAAATTCAATGGACAAAATCCGGAAGCTGCTTTAATTAAAGCTACTTTAATGAATACGGCAACAGATATTGGTCCGATAGGGCCTGATTTTACTTTTGGTTATGGTATGATTGACGCATATAGAGCCTACAAATTGTTAGAAGAAAAACGATACCAAAAACTGAATATAAATCAACAAGAAATCAAAGAAATTGAAATCCAAGTTCCCCCTGGGATTGCAAAAGCTAAATTCATGATTTATTGGGCAGAAAAAGAGTCATCACTATTAGCTAAAAAGGTGCTCATTAATGATATCGATATGGAGGTTATTAATCCTACGGGAACCACAATATTGCCCCTAATAAGCAATCCTACGTCTGATCCAAATACCTTAGGTTTGGATGCACAACCTGGTATCGATACCTTAAATAATTTTGAGCAAGTAAGTATTTCTTTTCCCGTTTCAGGAACTTATAAAATTCGTATTAAAGGAAAGTTTTTACCGGATAATCAGGTACCCTTTTATTTATTGTATGAATTAGAAGACAAAGCACTCAGACTTACTTCCCCAATAGGTGGAGAAAAATTCACCTCGTTAGAATCTACGAACCTTTATTTTACAGCTTATGGAAGCGATAGTATAAAAGTGCGTTTTTCATCCAATGGCGGTAGAACCTGGTCCAATATAAAAAATTATTTGTCGGGTGTAAGGTTGGGAACTTGGACCGTACCACTTGGAATTAATTCTGATTCTTGTTTAATGGAAGTCATACAAGGTAATGAAATAGATCGAAGTGGATTTTTTACCATTACCAATGCGGTGACTGGAGTAAAAGCGAAGAAATATTGTCCGAATGAATTAATTCTAACTTGGAATAGAACCAAGAAAGATAGTTTTATTGTATATGCTATAGGTGAACAATTTATGTATCCATTTATGAAAGTCACCGATACATTCGCCATTATACCTATAGATGATCCAAGAAAAGATTGGTGGTTCTCAGTAGCAGGATATACTGGATCTGCATTGAGTAGAAGAACCAAAGCAATTAAAATTCCGGATACATTAATAGCTTGTACTATAACTGATGATATTTCAATAAGACCTACAAATGAATCGTTTGATAATACCTATGTCAGCTGTGGAAATCAAACTATAATTTATCCTAAGGTAACTATTCAAAATAGATACCGACATACGATTTCAAATTTTTCGATACAATATTATGATCAGAATAATTTAATATCAGAGCCTGTGACAAGTGTGTTGGATTATAATGATTCTGTTACAATCACGCTGAATAATGGTATACATCTTGATTTTAATGGCAAGAAAAATATTCCAATCTGGATACAATTAGCTACTGATCAAAACCCATATAATGATACAACTTCAATTACTGTTGATAATCGTTTGATCAATGATCCAATTGGCGTTTATCCTATGCTAGAAAATTTTGATCAGGTATCATTTCCTGCTACTTGGGAAGTGGTCAATGCAATACCAGCTTCTGCATGGCAAGTTAAGAGTCAGAAAAATAAATCAGGACAACCCAGTAATGTTATTCAATTTAATAATTCGGTATTTAATTATTTAGGATTTAATGTTGATTTTTATACGAATACTATAGATTTATCAACAGCAATAAATCCATATCTCTATTTTGATTATGCTTATCATAAACAATTAGAATATACGACCTACCATGACTCATTGTATGTAGAGGTACAAACCGTGTGTGAAGGTAAAACCTTGACTCAAAGAATTTTTGCATCAGGAGGCCCAAGTCTATATACAGTGGATACCAGTAGCAGATTCAATTGGGTTCCATTTGCTGCTTCGAACTGGCGAACTGTTGCCTATGATTTGAGTTCTTTCAAAGGTAAAAAAATCACAGTGAAATTTAAATATTTGAGAGGGTTAGAAGGCAATATGTTTATAGATAATATCCATGTAAAAGAAAAAACAAATGAAACTGAAGTTGTCCAATTAGGAAGAAATCTTAATGAAGTATGTACCAGTAAAGAAATCCTTTACAATACCGTTCAATTGCCAAGTGCAACTTATGCATGGGACTTTGGTGAGTATGCAATTCCTAGAACATCAACAGTTGCAGGACCAAATAGTGTACAATATAGTTTACCGGGAAAAAAGACCATTACTTTATCTGTGAAATATTTGAGTTTCACTTATGTTGATGTTAGACAGATTGAAGTATTTGGTAATTCTAATGCCAATTTTTCTTTTATTAAAGAGTTGAATAATGGTGTACGTTTTCAAAACAACTCAACTTACATCAAAGATGTATTGTGGGAATTTGGAGATAACAGCAGTAGTACTGAAATAAATCCAACTCATCAATTCCCTGCCGCGCAGAAATATCAGGTTAAATTGAGTAATACCAATGCTTGTGGTGCGTCTTTCAAGACACAAGAAGTGGACTTAACTCCTGTGTCCAATCAGGATGAATCCAAAACAAGTGTGCTGATCTATCCCAATCCAACACAACATCAGATGATGGTTAAAAGTAATGAGTATATTCATTATATTAAGATTAGTTCGATTACCGGAAAGACGATACGCACCATACATTTTAATAAACCTGAATATCAGATAGAACTCGATACTAAAATGCTAGCCAATGGTATGTATATATTGGAAATGAATAGTGGAATTTCCAGACAGACCGTGAAATTTGAGAAGACGGAATAG